One Dysidea avara chromosome 7, odDysAvar1.4, whole genome shotgun sequence genomic region harbors:
- the LOC136262510 gene encoding protein downstream neighbor of son homolog isoform X1, producing the protein MTDCSTYIASDKDWHWKKPTEVIKLRKKKRLSTLDKKSKENSATSLAVKEAPPLTKPNPFRTKRSEIKSLEKGIKESVLYQEVLLKVKTEQREPLCGIENTMVKNVLLPGKEEINPGSDSFPTDWSLKLKARFTSVHPFSWGSVMSSIEEASGITNFTRCSADENLKIKTPDQHLSTLQQCLMQWIHPDTAWNITSLNETILSTMHHQWSTSFNSLYHLYQAGICPYFYVVAQNFVVLFLLKGFAGTEVNTVYISPTTTGLRKAMKIEGITFSMPLAETKPKHEQQDGDIADKSELNTSTSDDEDNALWMASVGVRQEQAIIISSGNDGSHLDYRPSSLVKIEGNQIHPFFNFLLNYQLGNTSGMPATLLSPVAFKGAILSSLKSQLGKAKQYKSKRNYTEIHYLEITGSIMPQQLTQLCRLMAETQNGHFSVTLSTMAPTVAFNFPVHEQVDCEETNNEVTSMAGLSDIDIRHFSSPSALNKQAIQRLHCHHHKYNWEA; encoded by the exons ATGACAGACTGTAGCACCTACATTGCTAGTGATAAAGATTGGCACTGGAAAAAACCAACTGAAGTAATTAAACTGAGAAAAAAGAAGCGCCTTTCAACCCTGGACAAAAAGTCGAAGGAGAACAGCGCCACTAGTTTGGCTGTGAAGGAAGCACCTCCACTAACAAAGCCCAATCCATTTCGAACAAAACGTTCCGAAATTAAGAGCCTAGAAAAGGGAATTAAAGAAAGTGTTTTATATCAGGAGGTGTTACTTAAA GTTAAGACAGAGCAGCGTGAACCGTTATGCGGCATAGAGAACACTATGGTAAAGAATGTTTTACTGCCTGGAAAAGAG GAAATCAATCCTGGTTCTGATTCATTCCCGACTGACTGGAGTCTCAAACTCAAGGCTAGATTCACATCAGTACATCCTTTCTCATGGGGATCAGTAATGTCATCAATTGAAGAAGCATCTGGTATCACCAACTTTACCAGATGTTCTGCTGATGAAAATCTCAAGATCAAA ACTCCAGACCAACACTTGTCCACATTACAACAGTGTTTGATGCAGTGGATTCATCCGGACACTGCTTGGAATATCACAAGTCTTAATGAGACCATTCTTTCTACTATGCATCATCAATG GTCTACAAGTTTTAATTCTTTATATCATCTGTATCAAGCTGGGATATGTCCATACTTTTATGTGGTTGCTCAAAACTTTGTGGTGCTCTTCTTGCTCAAGGGGTTTGCTGGAACTGAAGTAAATACAGTTTACATTAGCCCAACTACCACAGGTCTACGGAAAGCCATGAAAATTGAAG GTATCACATTTAGCATGCCATTAGCTGAAACTAAACCAAAGCATGAACAGCAGGATGGTGACATTGCTGACAAATCTGAGCTCAATACAT CTACTTCAGACGATGAGGACAATGCATTATGGATGGCTAGTGTTGGAGTGAGACAGGAACAAGCAATCATCAT TAGTTCGGGGAACGATGGTTCTCACTTGGATTACCGGCCCAGCTCTCTGGTGAAGATTGAAGGAAACCAGATACATCCCTTCTTCAACTTCTTATTAAACTACCAACTTGGTAACACCAGTGGGATGCCCGCAACACTGCTATCTCCAGTAGCATTTAAAGGAGCAATACTCAGTTCACTGAAG AGCCAACTTGGTAAGGCCAAACAGTATAAGAGCAAAAGAAACTACACAGAGATACACTATTTGGAGATTACTGGTTCTATTATGCCACAGCAATTGACTCAACTTTGTAGGCTAATGGCAGAGACACAAAATGGACACTTCTCTGTTACATTGTCCACAATGGCACCAACAGTGGCCTTTAACTTCCCTGTACATGAGCAAGTAGACTGTGAGGAGACCAACAATGAAGTAACTAGCATGGCTGGACTCTCTGATATTGACATTAGACACTTTTCATCTCCTAGTGCACTAAATAAACAGGCTATTCAACGGTTACACTGTCACCACCACAAGTACAATTGGGAAGCATAA
- the LOC136262510 gene encoding protein downstream neighbor of son homolog isoform X2, producing the protein MTDCSTYIASDKDWHWKKPTEVIKLRKKKRLSTLDKKSKENSATSLAVKEAPPLTKPNPFRTKRSEIKSLEKGIKESVLYQEVLLKVKTEQREPLCGIENTMVKNVLLPGKEEINPGSDSFPTDWSLKLKARFTSVHPFSWGSVMSSIEEASGITNFTRCSADENLKIKTPDQHLSTLQQCLMQWIHPDTAWNITSLNETILSTMHHQWSTSFNSLYHLYQAGICPYFYVVAQNFVVLFLLKGFAGTEVNTVYISPTTTGLRKAMKIEGITFSMPLAETKPKHEQQDGDIADKSELNTSTSDDEDNALWMASVGVRQEQAIIISGNDGSHLDYRPSSLVKIEGNQIHPFFNFLLNYQLGNTSGMPATLLSPVAFKGAILSSLKSQLGKAKQYKSKRNYTEIHYLEITGSIMPQQLTQLCRLMAETQNGHFSVTLSTMAPTVAFNFPVHEQVDCEETNNEVTSMAGLSDIDIRHFSSPSALNKQAIQRLHCHHHKYNWEA; encoded by the exons ATGACAGACTGTAGCACCTACATTGCTAGTGATAAAGATTGGCACTGGAAAAAACCAACTGAAGTAATTAAACTGAGAAAAAAGAAGCGCCTTTCAACCCTGGACAAAAAGTCGAAGGAGAACAGCGCCACTAGTTTGGCTGTGAAGGAAGCACCTCCACTAACAAAGCCCAATCCATTTCGAACAAAACGTTCCGAAATTAAGAGCCTAGAAAAGGGAATTAAAGAAAGTGTTTTATATCAGGAGGTGTTACTTAAA GTTAAGACAGAGCAGCGTGAACCGTTATGCGGCATAGAGAACACTATGGTAAAGAATGTTTTACTGCCTGGAAAAGAG GAAATCAATCCTGGTTCTGATTCATTCCCGACTGACTGGAGTCTCAAACTCAAGGCTAGATTCACATCAGTACATCCTTTCTCATGGGGATCAGTAATGTCATCAATTGAAGAAGCATCTGGTATCACCAACTTTACCAGATGTTCTGCTGATGAAAATCTCAAGATCAAA ACTCCAGACCAACACTTGTCCACATTACAACAGTGTTTGATGCAGTGGATTCATCCGGACACTGCTTGGAATATCACAAGTCTTAATGAGACCATTCTTTCTACTATGCATCATCAATG GTCTACAAGTTTTAATTCTTTATATCATCTGTATCAAGCTGGGATATGTCCATACTTTTATGTGGTTGCTCAAAACTTTGTGGTGCTCTTCTTGCTCAAGGGGTTTGCTGGAACTGAAGTAAATACAGTTTACATTAGCCCAACTACCACAGGTCTACGGAAAGCCATGAAAATTGAAG GTATCACATTTAGCATGCCATTAGCTGAAACTAAACCAAAGCATGAACAGCAGGATGGTGACATTGCTGACAAATCTGAGCTCAATACAT CTACTTCAGACGATGAGGACAATGCATTATGGATGGCTAGTGTTGGAGTGAGACAGGAACAAGCAATCATCAT TTCGGGGAACGATGGTTCTCACTTGGATTACCGGCCCAGCTCTCTGGTGAAGATTGAAGGAAACCAGATACATCCCTTCTTCAACTTCTTATTAAACTACCAACTTGGTAACACCAGTGGGATGCCCGCAACACTGCTATCTCCAGTAGCATTTAAAGGAGCAATACTCAGTTCACTGAAG AGCCAACTTGGTAAGGCCAAACAGTATAAGAGCAAAAGAAACTACACAGAGATACACTATTTGGAGATTACTGGTTCTATTATGCCACAGCAATTGACTCAACTTTGTAGGCTAATGGCAGAGACACAAAATGGACACTTCTCTGTTACATTGTCCACAATGGCACCAACAGTGGCCTTTAACTTCCCTGTACATGAGCAAGTAGACTGTGAGGAGACCAACAATGAAGTAACTAGCATGGCTGGACTCTCTGATATTGACATTAGACACTTTTCATCTCCTAGTGCACTAAATAAACAGGCTATTCAACGGTTACACTGTCACCACCACAAGTACAATTGGGAAGCATAA
- the LOC136262509 gene encoding dynamin-1-like protein isoform X2, producing MKTRTPLILQLVHVEDVPKGKWGWVTFRHRNETKFYDLDKVKSEIEQETKRKLGNNKVISHEEIRLRIHSPQVIDLTLVDLPGIVQVPVDGQPEDITVQLRDLVSEYISNPNSIILAVTSDADIVNSESLKLAAKVDPKGERTLTVCTKLDLMSTSTNLHEHLSRKDIPNIVKHGIVGVKCRDHRVTRSVEEAQKSELGFLSSKNLATKHGTSNLAKRIQKLLVDYIKKSLPQVRTQITAELRKHQEILSTLVEKNKNSALHEFIRKFSKLFRDTLNCPQCTTTANVAGGAKIFSIFNEFGKELLEIDPLEGLSNDHIQETIANISGTSAPLFVPKMAFELLVKNQIKLLDRPSEDCVDQVYEKLRCVVQDILNQVDNLTVFPVLKEHMVQVAWRLLDEQLPTTKDEVKLLMANEQAYINTAHPDFVGGVGAVHECITMEINPFYLQEIPGASSSNAAETSSGWEKITNFFSGTKRSRSSSSAMAKRPRYQAEQPEFCGLTKDLLKSYFDLVRKSIDDSTRKTIMRCLVNYMEENLEGELMSQLYKSDKIEELMQESEEAKRKRQESLEKSQLMQKALEALNKI from the exons ATGAAGACCAGGACACCTCTCATCCTACAACTGGTTCATGTTGAAGATGTCCCTAAAGGAA AGTGGGGATGGGTTACATTCAGACACAGAAATGAAACA AAATTTTATGATCTTGATAAAGTGAAGAGTGAAATTGAAcaagaaacaaaaagaaaacttGGAAACAACAAA GTTATTTCTCATGAAGAAATTCGGTTGCGTATTCATTCACCTCAAGTCATCGACTTGACATTGGTAGATCTTCCTGGCATTGTACAG GTACCTGTGGATGGCCAGCCAGAAgatattactgtacaactaCGAGACCTTGTCTCTGAGTACATCAGTAACCCTAACAGCATCATTCTTGCTGTTACATCTGATGCTGATATTGTCAACTCAGAGAGTCTCAAACTAGCTGCAAAAGTTGATCCCAAAG GTGAACGTACTTTAACTGTGTGCACCAAACTTGACTTGATGTCCACAAGTACCAATCTTCATGAGCACCTCAGCAGAAAAG ACATTCCTAACATTGTCAAACATGGTATTGTGGGTGTAAAGTGTCGTGATCACAGAGTCACCAGG TCAGTTGAGGAGGCTCAGAAGTCTGAGCTTGGATTTCTGTCCAGCaaaaatttagctacaaaacATGGCACAAGTAATTTAGCAAAACGGATTCAAAAA CTACTGGTAGACTACATTAAAAAGTCTCTGCCACAAGTGAGGACACAGATCACAGCTGAACTGAGAAAACATCAAGAAATACTGAGTACACTTGTAGAGAAGAACAAG AACTCGGCACTTCATGAATTCATTAGGAAATTCTCTAAGTTATTTAGAGATACTCTAAACTGTCCACAATGTACTACAACAGCTAATGT GGCAGGGGGTGCCAAAATATTTTCTATATTTAATGAGTTTGGAAAGGAGCTACTTGAAATTGACCCACTTGAAGGACTAAGCAATGATCACATTCAAGAGACCATAGCTAATATTTCG GGTACTAGTGCTCCTCTATTTGTGCCTAAGATGGCATTTGAGTTGCTTGTCAAGAACCAGATTAAGTTGCTAGACAGACCAAGTGAAGATTGTGTGGACCAGGTGTATGAGAAACTGAGATGTGTTGTGCAAGATATCCTCAATCAA GTAGATAATTTAACGGTCTTTCCTGTCCTCAAAGAGCACATGGTACAAGTAGCATGGAGGTTGTTAGATGAACAACTACCAACAACCAAAGATGAA GTAAAGCTATTGATGGCTAATGAACAGGCCTACATCAACACTGCCCATCCTGACTTTGTCGGTGGTGTTGGAGCAGTTCATGAGTGTATTACAATGGAG ATTAATCCTTTCTACCTACAAGAAATTCCTGGTGCTTCCTCCAGTAATGCTGCTGAG ACATCTTCAGGTTGGGagaaaattactaatttttttAGTGGTACTAAAAGATCTAGATCTTCTTCATCTGCCATGGCAAAAAGGCCAAGG TATCAAGCTGAGCAGCCAGAGTTTTGTGGACTTACCA aggATTTACTGAAATCATATTTTGATCTTGTAAGAAAGAGCATTGACGACAG CACACGCAAGACTATCATGCGTTGTCTAGTCAACTACATGGAGGAGAACCTGGAAGGTGAACTAATGTCCCAACTGTACAAG TCAGATAAAATTGAGGAATTAATGCAAGAATCTGAGGAAGCAAAAAGAAAACGACAAGAAAGTTTAGAGAAGTCACAG CTGATGCAGAAAGCGTTAGAAGCTTTGAACAAAATTTAA
- the LOC136262509 gene encoding dynamin-1-like protein isoform X1 produces MEKYLSTVNELQDILHKVKKEIKLPQAVVVGAQSSGKSSLLESLVGKAFLPLGSGMKTRTPLILQLVHVEDVPKGKWGWVTFRHRNETKFYDLDKVKSEIEQETKRKLGNNKVISHEEIRLRIHSPQVIDLTLVDLPGIVQVPVDGQPEDITVQLRDLVSEYISNPNSIILAVTSDADIVNSESLKLAAKVDPKGERTLTVCTKLDLMSTSTNLHEHLSRKDIPNIVKHGIVGVKCRDHRVTRSVEEAQKSELGFLSSKNLATKHGTSNLAKRIQKLLVDYIKKSLPQVRTQITAELRKHQEILSTLVEKNKNSALHEFIRKFSKLFRDTLNCPQCTTTANVAGGAKIFSIFNEFGKELLEIDPLEGLSNDHIQETIANISGTSAPLFVPKMAFELLVKNQIKLLDRPSEDCVDQVYEKLRCVVQDILNQVDNLTVFPVLKEHMVQVAWRLLDEQLPTTKDEVKLLMANEQAYINTAHPDFVGGVGAVHECITMEINPFYLQEIPGASSSNAAETSSGWEKITNFFSGTKRSRSSSSAMAKRPRYQAEQPEFCGLTKDLLKSYFDLVRKSIDDSTRKTIMRCLVNYMEENLEGELMSQLYKSDKIEELMQESEEAKRKRQESLEKSQLMQKALEALNKI; encoded by the exons ATGGAGAAGTATTTATCAACAGTTAACGAACTTCAAGACATCTTGCATAAAGTGAAGAAGGAGATAAAGCTCCCGCAAGCTGTAGTCGTTGGTGCACAA AGCAGCGGGAAAAGTTCTCTACTAGAAAGTTTGGTCGGCAAAGCATTTTTACCTTTAG GAAGTGGAATGAAGACCAGGACACCTCTCATCCTACAACTGGTTCATGTTGAAGATGTCCCTAAAGGAA AGTGGGGATGGGTTACATTCAGACACAGAAATGAAACA AAATTTTATGATCTTGATAAAGTGAAGAGTGAAATTGAAcaagaaacaaaaagaaaacttGGAAACAACAAA GTTATTTCTCATGAAGAAATTCGGTTGCGTATTCATTCACCTCAAGTCATCGACTTGACATTGGTAGATCTTCCTGGCATTGTACAG GTACCTGTGGATGGCCAGCCAGAAgatattactgtacaactaCGAGACCTTGTCTCTGAGTACATCAGTAACCCTAACAGCATCATTCTTGCTGTTACATCTGATGCTGATATTGTCAACTCAGAGAGTCTCAAACTAGCTGCAAAAGTTGATCCCAAAG GTGAACGTACTTTAACTGTGTGCACCAAACTTGACTTGATGTCCACAAGTACCAATCTTCATGAGCACCTCAGCAGAAAAG ACATTCCTAACATTGTCAAACATGGTATTGTGGGTGTAAAGTGTCGTGATCACAGAGTCACCAGG TCAGTTGAGGAGGCTCAGAAGTCTGAGCTTGGATTTCTGTCCAGCaaaaatttagctacaaaacATGGCACAAGTAATTTAGCAAAACGGATTCAAAAA CTACTGGTAGACTACATTAAAAAGTCTCTGCCACAAGTGAGGACACAGATCACAGCTGAACTGAGAAAACATCAAGAAATACTGAGTACACTTGTAGAGAAGAACAAG AACTCGGCACTTCATGAATTCATTAGGAAATTCTCTAAGTTATTTAGAGATACTCTAAACTGTCCACAATGTACTACAACAGCTAATGT GGCAGGGGGTGCCAAAATATTTTCTATATTTAATGAGTTTGGAAAGGAGCTACTTGAAATTGACCCACTTGAAGGACTAAGCAATGATCACATTCAAGAGACCATAGCTAATATTTCG GGTACTAGTGCTCCTCTATTTGTGCCTAAGATGGCATTTGAGTTGCTTGTCAAGAACCAGATTAAGTTGCTAGACAGACCAAGTGAAGATTGTGTGGACCAGGTGTATGAGAAACTGAGATGTGTTGTGCAAGATATCCTCAATCAA GTAGATAATTTAACGGTCTTTCCTGTCCTCAAAGAGCACATGGTACAAGTAGCATGGAGGTTGTTAGATGAACAACTACCAACAACCAAAGATGAA GTAAAGCTATTGATGGCTAATGAACAGGCCTACATCAACACTGCCCATCCTGACTTTGTCGGTGGTGTTGGAGCAGTTCATGAGTGTATTACAATGGAG ATTAATCCTTTCTACCTACAAGAAATTCCTGGTGCTTCCTCCAGTAATGCTGCTGAG ACATCTTCAGGTTGGGagaaaattactaatttttttAGTGGTACTAAAAGATCTAGATCTTCTTCATCTGCCATGGCAAAAAGGCCAAGG TATCAAGCTGAGCAGCCAGAGTTTTGTGGACTTACCA aggATTTACTGAAATCATATTTTGATCTTGTAAGAAAGAGCATTGACGACAG CACACGCAAGACTATCATGCGTTGTCTAGTCAACTACATGGAGGAGAACCTGGAAGGTGAACTAATGTCCCAACTGTACAAG TCAGATAAAATTGAGGAATTAATGCAAGAATCTGAGGAAGCAAAAAGAAAACGACAAGAAAGTTTAGAGAAGTCACAG CTGATGCAGAAAGCGTTAGAAGCTTTGAACAAAATTTAA
- the LOC136262508 gene encoding dynamin-1-like protein → MEKLIPVINKLQDVFHTVGQDAIQLPQIVVVGTQSSGKSSVLENIVGKDFLPRGSGIVTRRPLILQLVHVREDTEGVWGWAKFLHTGDKVHYDFDAVRNEIAQETDKLAGQNKGISSNPIRLTVYSPHVLDLTLVDLPGITKVPVGDQPEDIEEQLRTIVLEYISNPNSIILSVTAANTDLATSEALKLAREVDPEGDRTLAVCTKLDLMDKGTNANDLLNGKVIPVKLGIVGLVNRSQLDITNNKPIEEALKSEEEFLRKNYPKLAVRNGTTYLAKTLNKLLMQHIRACLPELRTRVNSLLSKNQQVLSSLGGPVENKGSALLQVIISFSTAYTQTIDGTSQNIETGRVAGGARICFIFHRTFSTALENIKPLHGLSHTDILHAITNATGPRSALFVPEMAFELLVKKQINLLLQPSLQCVELVYEEMQRIMQHTAQHLKELQQFPILREQVVQVVNMLLKERLPVANAMVENLIAIELAYINTNHPDFVGGTRAAYESMARRMSQFQRSRPVITEEPNPTAPSSELVPKETPSFWSSFLPSGAANSSVQKSLSKADVSSSSSEVDKKTKTESDNHFHRHQGRQQFDCELIESLIKSYFVIVKKNIHDSIPKAVMHCLVNYVKEKLQSELVSQLYKSDQYEELMQESEETKERRGETSEMLKALQKASDILSEIRDLQFGSSVLNKS, encoded by the exons ATGGAGAAATTAATTCCAGTGATTAACAAACTACAAGACGTCTTTCACACTGTAGGACAGGACGCTATACAGTTACCACAAATAGTTGTCGTCGGCACGCAA AGTAGTGGAAAAAGCTCCGTCTTAGAAAATATAGTTGGCAAGGATTTTTTACCTCGAG GTTCTGGAATTGTCACTAGGAGACCATTAATCTTGCAATTGGTTCATGTACGGGAGGACACGGAAGGAG TATGGGGATGGGCTAAATTCCTGCACACTGGAGACAAG GTACATTATGATTTTGATGCTGTGAGAAATGAAATTGCCCAAGAAACAGACAAGCTTGCTGGACAAAATAAA GGGATCAGCAGTAATCCAATTCGACTGACTGTTTATTCACCTCATGTTCTTGACTTGACATTAGTAGATCTTCCCGGCATCACAAAG GTACCTGTTGGTGACCAGCCTGAAGATATTGAGGAGCAGCTTCGCACCattgtattagagtacatcaGTAACCCAAACAGTATTATACTCAGTGTCACAGCTGCTAACACTGATCTTGCCACCTCTGAGGCTCTTAAACTAGCCAGAGAAGTTGACCCTGaag GTGACCGTACTTTAGCTGTATGTACCAAACTTGACCTGATGGATAAAGGTACTAATGCTAATGACTTACTGAATGGAAAAG TGATACCAGTCAAGCTCGGTATTGTGGGTCTGGTTAATCGAAGTCAGTTGGATATCACTAATAACAAA CCTATAGAAGAAGCTCTCAAGTCAGAAGAAGAGTTTCTGAGGAAGAACTATCCCAAACTAGCTGTCAGGAACGGCACCACTTATTTGGCTAAGACACTTAATAAG CTACTAATGCAACACATACGAGCATGTCTTCCAGAATTGAGAACACGAGTCAATTCTCTACTGAGTAAAAACCAACAGGTTTTGTCATCATTAGGCGGCCCAGTTGAGAACAAG GGCTCAGCACTTCTTCAAGTTATCATCTCATTCTCTACAGCATACACACAGACCATTGATGGCACATCGCAGAACATTGAAACAGGAAGAGT GGCAGGGGGTGCTAGAATCTGCTTCATATTTCACCGTACATTCAGTACAGCACTTGAGAACATTAAACCATTGCATGGTCTAAGCCATACTGATATTCTACATGCTATCACCAATGCTACA GGACCTAGATCAGCCCTGTTTGTACCAGAGATGGCATTCGAGTTGTTAGTCAAGAAACAGATCAATTTACTACTGCAGCCAAGTCTACAATGTGTGGAACTGGTTTATGAGGAGATGCAGCGCATCATGCAGCACACAGCCCAACAT CTGAAGGAGCTGCAACAATTTCCTATCCTCAGAGAGCAAGTGGTACAAGTTGTGAACATGTTGCTGAAAGAGAGACTGCCAGTAGCCAATGCTATG GTTGAGAATCTGATAGCCATTGAGTTGGCATacatcaacacaaatcaccctgactTTGTTGGTGGTACCAGAGCAGCATATGAATCCATGGCAAGAAGG ATGTCTCAGTTTCAGCGGAGTAGGCCTGTCATTACAGAGGAACCCAACCCCACTGCTCCATCATCTGAACTGGTACCCAAAGAG ACTCCATCCTTCTGGTCTTCATTCCTTCCTAGTGGGGCAGCCAACTCCTCCGTACAAAAGTCTTTATCCAAAGCTGATGTATCTTCATCATCTTCTGAGGTGGATAAGAAAACCAAAACTGAATCAGACAATCACTTCCACAGA CATCAAGGGAGACAGCAGTTTGATTGTGAGCTCATCG AAAGTCTAATAAAGTCCTACTTTGTAATTGTGAAGAAGAATATTCATGATAG CATACCAAAGGCTGTGATGCATTGTTTAGTAAACTATGTCAAAGAAAAGCTACAGAGTGAACTAGTGTCCCAATTGTACAAG TCAGATCAGTATGAGGAGCTTATGCAGGAATCAGAAGAGACAAAGGAGAGACGAGGAGAGACTTCAGAAATGTTAAAG GCATTACAAAAGGCGTCAGACATTTTGAGTGAAATACGTGATCTACAGTTTGGTAGTAGTGTACTAAATAAATCATGA